Proteins found in one Pelmatolapia mariae isolate MD_Pm_ZW linkage group LG7, Pm_UMD_F_2, whole genome shotgun sequence genomic segment:
- the LOC134631135 gene encoding rhombotin-1-like, producing MVLDKEESVSLVSLQSREKPRGCAGCNGKIRDRFMLQALDRYWHEDCLKCACCDCRLGRVGSTLYTRANLILCRRDYLRLFGVTGNCAACSKLIPAFEMVMRARDNVYHLDCFACQLCRQRFCVGDKFFLKNNMILCQLDYEGGHLNGSTERQPQ from the exons ATGGTGCTGGACAAGGAGGAGA GTGTGTCTCTTGTGTCCCTCCAGTCCAGAGAAAAGCCGAGGGGCTGCGCTGGCTGTAATGGGAAGATACGGGACCGCTTCATGCTTCAGGCGTTAGACAGATACTGGCATGAGGACTGTCTGAAGTGTGCCTGCTGTGACTGCCGCTTGGGCCGGGTGGGCTCCACACTCTACACCCGGGCCAACCTCATCCTTTGCCGCAGAGACTACCTGAG GCTCTTTGGGGTGACGGGGAACTGTGCAGCCTGCAGTAAGCTGATCCCTGCCTTTGAGATGGTGATGAGAGCCAGAGACAACGTCTACCATTTAGACTGCTTTGCCTGTCAGCTCTGCCGCCAGAG ATTTTGCGTGGGAGACAAGTTTTTCCTCAAGAACAACATGATCCTGTGCCAGCTGGACTATGAAGGGGGCCATCTTAATGGCAGCACCGAGAGGCAGCCTCAGTAA
- the ric3b gene encoding protein RIC-3b, protein MAMSTFQKVTLATCLVLCVALLLPKMLLSRGRKDAAERPEGSGRFPPMLHRQMAPESRGQRAAGSGASRAHNTEAIGRGKGAGTGAGAGGKSNLAGQIIPVYGFGILLYILYILFKITSKGSSKPAEGRFPASRSENLKRKITDFQLAQLQEKLRETELVMEKIVSNAHHSPNRVKGVMADQEESLLQQLTEITQMMQEGQLVEGMAPEKKPQDEWKDYPEEPHPYWEHSHCCCKEHHHSPQTEAERTEGDGADLLENLPADVTGGDVVEEAEDLSKRAARESDLTAASRDDVGLESDLGKTEEEDMHEHRKQLGQIDLGVPEEELVGVLKELELTLRMTSVLEEEKIKDLAQPVDSETACSLVRRRNKRRRAKKDTN, encoded by the exons ATGGCGATGTCAACATTTCAGAAGGTGACCCTCGCGACGTGCCTCGTGCTGTGCGTCGCGTTGCTGCTTCCTAAAATGCTGTTATCCCGGGGGAGGAAGGATGCTGCCGAGCGGCCGGAGG GTTCAGGACGGTTCCCTCCAATGTTGCACCGTCAGATGGCTCCAGAGAGCAGAGGTCAGAGAGCCGCGGGGTCCGGAGCCTCCAGGGCCCACAACACAGAGGCCATAGGCAGAGGCAAGGGAGCAGGAACAGGGGCGGGAGCTGGAGGCAAATCCAACCTGGCAGGACAGATCATCCCTGTGTATGGCTTCGGGATCTTGCTCTACATCCTCTACATCCTCTTTAAG ATCACGTCTAAAGGGAGCAGCAAGCCAGCAGAGGGGAGGTTCCCTGCATCACGCTCAGAGAACCTCAAGAGAAAGATCA CTGATTTCCAGCTGGCCCAGCTGCAGGAGAAGCTGAGGGAGACAGAGCTGGTGATGGAGAAGATTGTTTCCAACGCCCATCACAGTCCTAACAG GGTGAAGGGCGTGATGGCAGACCAGGAGGAGAGCCTCCTTCAGCAGTTGACGGAGATAACACAGATGATGCAGGAGGGTCAGCTGGTGGAGGGAATGGCTCCAGAGAAGAAGCCCCAGGATGAGTGGAAAG ATTATCCAGAAGAGCCTCATCCATACTGGGAACATTCCCACTGCTGTTGTAAGGAGCACCACCACAGTCCACAGACAGAGGCAGAGAGAACAGAAGGCGACGGGGCCGACCTGCTCGAAAACCTCCCTGCAGACGTCACAGGTGGAGACGTGGTCGAGGAAGCAGAAGATCTGAGCAAAAGGGCTGCGAGAGAATCTGATCTGACAGCAGCAAGTAGAGACGATGTAGGGTTAGAGAGTGATTTAGGGAAAACTGAGGAGGAGGACATGCACGAACACAGAAAGCAACTGGGTCAGATTGATCTGGGTGTCCCAGAGGAGGAACTGGTTGGAGTCCTGAAAGAGCTGGAGCTCACGCTGAGAATGACATCCGTAttggaggaggagaagattAAGGACCTGGCGCAACCAGTGGACTCGGAAACGGCCTGCAGCTTGGTCAGACGGAGAAACAAGAGGAGGAGAGCAAAGAAAGACACAAACTGA
- the psma1 gene encoding proteasome subunit alpha type-1 has protein sequence MFRNQYDNDVTVWSPQGRIHQIEYAMEAVKQGSATVGLKSRTHAVLVALKRAQSELAAHQKKILHVDNHIGISIAGLTADARLLCNFMRQECLDSRFVFDRPLPTSRLVALVGSKTQIPTQRYGRRPYGVGLLIAGYDDMGPHIFQTCPSANYFDCKAMSIGARSQSARTYLERCMDKFSDCVLNELVQHGLRALRETLPTEQDLTTKNVSIGIVGKDMEFTIYDDDDVAPFLEGLEERPQRKVAQPADEPAPAAEGPDEPMEH, from the exons ATG ttccGCAACCAGTATGACAACGATGTGACCGTATGGAGCCCACAG GGGCGTATTCATCAAATTGAATATGCCATGGAGGCTGTGAAACAAGGGTCTGCAACTGTAGGGCTGAAATCCAGAACGCATGCAGTCCTGGTGGCGCTAAAG AGAGCCCAGTCTGAACTGGCGGCCCACCAGAAGAAGATCCTCCATGTCGACAACCACATTGGTATCTCCATTGCTGGACTGACTGCTGATGCCAGGCTGCTCTG TAACTTCATGCGTCAGGAGTGCTTGGACTCCAGATTTGTCTTCGACAGGCCCCTCCCAACGTCACGTCTTGTCGCTCTTGTTGGCAGCA AAACCCAAATCCCAACACAGAGATATGGAAGAAGGCCCTATGGTGTTGGACTCCTTATTGCTGGTTATGAT GACATGGGACCTCACATCTTCCAGACCTGCCCGTCAGCAAACTACTTTGACTGTAAAGCCATGTCCATCGGAGCGCGTTCCCAGTCTGCACGCACCTACCTGGAGAGATGCATGGATAAATTCTCCGACT GTGTCCTGAATGAACTGGTCCAGCATGGCCTCCGTGCTCTCAGAGAAACCCTCCCTACTGAGCAGGACCTCACTACCAAG AATGTTTCCATCGGCATTGTCGGGAAAGACATGGAGTTCACCATTTATGACGATGACGATGTTGCCCCATTCCTGGAAGGGCTAGAGGAGAGGCCACAAAGAAAG GTTGCCCAGCCCGCAGATGAACCTGCTCCTGCTGCAGAGGGCCCTGATGAGCCAATGGAGCACTGA